The Bacteroidota bacterium genome contains the following window.
ACTGGAGGCTGCGCGAAGGAAATTCCCCGAAACATACGTATGCCCGAGGAAATGCTTCCCTGAAGCGTTCCGTTTTGCGTTGTCACAACGGGTGGGGCATCGTCATTTTCCAATTGTGCCATTGCGCCAGGGGTTACCATCATTAAAAGCAGACAAACAAGTGCAGTTGTTTTCATAGGGAGCAGGTAAAGCATAGGGTTGAATGGCATTGCCAAAAACGCTATACGGCAAGCGCGGTAAGGTTGTTGTAGCTGGTCTGCAAGGTCAATTCCGGGTCTGGAGCCATATCTCTTTCCAGGAAGTAATGGTCAACGCCACTTTTCTTTGCAGCGGCAAGGATCCCTTTTAAATCAAGTACACCGGCGCCGGCGTCAGCCATTTTATCAAAGAGGCCAATCCATTCTTCGGGTTTGCCGCCGTCTCCGGCAAAGACCACGCGCTCTGTCATGTCTTTCACATGCATGAGTTTGTAGCGACCGGGATAGGCTTCAAGGTAGGTAATGGGATCAGCTTTGCCGGCTATCGTCCAAAAGACATCCATTTCCATCGCTACATAGGCAGGCTCCGTTTCTTCGAGGAGAAGCTGCATTGGAATTTCGCCTTCCGTTTCTACCAATCCGTAGCCATGGTTGTGATACAAAAACTTGATGCCATACGGCCGTAGCCTCATACCAATCTCGTTGAATCGCTCAGCGATACGCTTGTAGTCATCGAGTGATGTGCGGAGCTCTTCGGGGATGGCAGCAATGCCGGCGTATTTGTGCCCCACAACCGCAGCAGCTTCGCCAAGCCCATCGATATTCGAACTGAGTGTATCGAGGTCTGTGTGCATAGCGGGTGCAGCTAAACCGTATGCATCCAATAATGCGCGTACTTCAGCCGGCGTTTTGCCAAAGTATCCGCTACCACTAAAGGGCAGTGAGGGCGTAATCGCATCCCATGAAGCATGGGCGCTCGTAGTGCTAAAGCTATAGGGTCCGTAAAACTCCAGTTCTTTGTACCCGATATCCGCCAGCTTTTTCAAGGTCCCTTCAAAGTCACGCTCCATCCACAAAGGCAGGGTAAACAGGCCAACACCAAGCGTTATTGGCTGCTGTTCATCTGGTGTTTGGCATGCAGATACAAGCGCCCCGGCAGCCGTAGCAGCTGAGACCTGTTTTAAAAACGACCTTCTTTTCATTGTACCATTGATTCGAATGTTAATCACGCAAACTGCTGGACGCGTTAAGACAGCGCACCCTTGCAGTAAGCAACACATTTGCCCATTTCGGCCAATACCGTTGACCCTTCTGGCACTTCATACTCAAATTCGATCATGGCTGTGATAGGGT
Protein-coding sequences here:
- a CDS encoding sugar phosphate isomerase/epimerase, encoding MKRRSFLKQVSAATAAGALVSACQTPDEQQPITLGVGLFTLPLWMERDFEGTLKKLADIGYKELEFYGPYSFSTTSAHASWDAITPSLPFSGSGYFGKTPAEVRALLDAYGLAAPAMHTDLDTLSSNIDGLGEAAAVVGHKYAGIAAIPEELRTSLDDYKRIAERFNEIGMRLRPYGIKFLYHNHGYGLVETEGEIPMQLLLEETEPAYVAMEMDVFWTIAGKADPITYLEAYPGRYKLMHVKDMTERVVFAGDGGKPEEWIGLFDKMADAGAGVLDLKGILAAAKKSGVDHYFLERDMAPDPELTLQTSYNNLTALAV